The Canis lupus familiaris isolate Mischka breed German Shepherd chromosome 5, alternate assembly UU_Cfam_GSD_1.0, whole genome shotgun sequence region tacttcttccttctctgtctaCGTCGTTTACCTACAGGACAGCGCAGGTAGAGGGGAAACCAAAGAAGAGATgcagaacaaaaacagaaatagggCAAATGAGTTAAATCCTAATGAATTAAGGGGTTTCATGTGTTAAATCTTCTGCTTTTCTGCATCCATAGAATGTGACTTACTCTAAGAGGTATCTTTTTCCTCAAGGTTACAAATTTTTCATCTTTGCAGGAGATGCCTGCTAGCAGCTCTCATAGTAGGCTTTTTGGCAATCTAAATATGTTTAttagtagattaaaaaaatgtgtgggacCATTAGTAACACATTTGAGTGACCCAACTAAGGCACTGAGATtttatcaaaacaacaaaaattttttttgaaatgttgaaGTCACAAGACTACCAACTTAACATAACCAAGCAATCTCTGTATAGCTGGTCTCTGGTGAGTGTGGCCTGTGCATTGATGCCTGTGTCCACAGTCATGCGTCCAGGAGGCCAGTTATATTCCTGGTAAACTTTTTGGCATTTTGGGGTCTCCTGAAGGCAAAATATCGTAGAATAGTAAGAAAACCATGGTAAGTGTTTTACATTCTGTATGTTTAGAACATCTTAtcatggaaaaatttaaaaagtacagagaatAGCATAAGAAATCCCTATTTTCCATCTTCAAGCTATCCGCATTTTATTAGCAAGGGTGCATGAGGGAGGCTTCTTTTTGCAGGAGAGCTCACATATTAttagcaatcttttaaaaaatattttgacagagagaaaagagagcacaTGTAGGCAGAGCGGcaatcagagggagagggagaagcaggccctccactgagcagagagcccagtatggtgctcaatcccaggacccagggatcatgatccgagccaaaggcagatgctcgaccaactgaggcacccaggagcccctattatTAGTAATTTAATGTTTCCTAAACGCCACCAGAAATTGAGGGCCATGTATCTGTGTGCCTTCCTATATTGGTGGTTCCTCTCTGAAGCTAATGTAGAATTCCCAGCAGCACAGAGCATGCTGGAATTTGGGTGTACTGGGAAGCTGTACAAGGGTGtatgtgggtggtggtggtgggcaaCTTTTTGTCCTAACACTTTCATATAGCTTCTTCTCTGGCTGCCTAatgggagggtgtgtgtgtgtgaagtaggGAGACCAATTGTGCACTCCTTGTCTTCTCTCCGCAGAGCCCTGGGAGCTGTCATTGCCCTCCTGCTCTGGGGGCAGCTTTTCGCAGAGGACACTGGCAGTGAGGCCACAAATAATACAGGTCAGTCTTCGGGTTTGGGTGGGAGCCTCACATCACTGCTGCGTCTCATTTGGACCCTATCAGATCTACATCCTCTCTTTGGGAAGAGCCAGTACCTCCTTCTTGTCATAATCTCTGGTATTTCAGGCCAGTGAAGAACACTGGGGAACCAGGCAGGAAAAAGGGGAGATGGCCTTCCCTTTGGCTTCCATTTGAGGTGGAGGAGGGGTAGTGGTTCAGAGCAGCTTCTTCTCCACTGACTTTTcatgggtctctgggatcagttTTTGAATGTCAACCACCTCTTcctgtgactttttctttgcAGAGGTCAGCCTCCCAAAGCCCCCAGTGATCGAAAATGGCTACGTAGAGCACATGATTCGCTACCAGTGTAAGCCTTTCTACAAACTGCACACTGAAGGAGATGGTAAGCGCTGGCCAAGTGTCCctgcaccctcccccaccccggccttTGCATGATGAGTGTGGCCAGGGGTGATGGGCCATGAAGCTTACATGTTCTTCTTAGAACCAGGAGTAGTAGATTCTAGTACAGGTTTTGGCACCAGTAATTGTGGCCTTTTGGGTAAATTCACTTAGCCTAGACAAACAAAGTGttgtggaaggggtggtgggttgggggatggggtaactgggtgatgggcaatgaggaggacacttgatgagatgacactgggtgttatactatatgttggcaaattgaatttaaataacaaaaaactatAATGTTAGCACAGTCCTTGGAACACAGTAAAtgtctaataaaatatattaatccaatggaaaaaaattcgCTTAGCCTCAGTTTTTGTCCTTTGTTAAGGGGGAGGTGATGCCATGTAGCCTACTCATCCCAGAGTGAGATCTACATTTCCAAAAACAGATGTGGTAAAGGAACTGAGGGTGGTGCCAGTGATGACGACAGGTGGCTCCGATCTAGTACTATGTTCCCTGCACTGCTCTAAGTGCATTACATTTATTTGCTCACTTTGTTCTCACAACGCCCCTCTGAAGAGATACtgttgttattctcattttgccGATGAGAACGCCCCTCTGAAGAGATACtgttgttattctcattttgccGATGAGGAAGCCGAGGCACGGAGAGGCTGAATGACATGTTCAAGTTCAGGGGGCTTgtagagggagagcaagaatctgAACCCTGATTCTTACTCAGTACTGTGTCACCAAAGCCCCAGATCCATCCTGCTGGGCTTCACTGGCACCCCCAGCACTTAGCTTCTAGAGCAGAGCttgttcctccctcctcttctctgccccttccttccatctctctttaattctctttcAACACCTTCTTTCCTCATGCTAGGTCCAGATTCAATTTCTCTTTTgactcatttctttccttttgtttcaggaGTGTACACCTTGAACAGTGAGAAGCATTGGACAAACAAGGCAGTTGGAGAGAAACTTCCTGAATGTGAAGCAGGTAGGAAGAAgccaggggccctggggagccAACCAAAGGTGGGTGTTGAGAGTCTACTGCGTGTGCAGGCATCTTGATCGAAACATCCTGGAGGCACATCTttactgactgagcacccagatGGAGGGCCAGAGAGAACCATAAATGGTCAGCCAGGCTGTTGAGTGCACATCTAGGTGATGAGTTCCCAATAAAGTTCACTAAGGATCTTGCTCCTTTGGGCCTTCGGGGTATTGGCAGAATCCGCTGTCTATAAGCCCTCCAGGGCCAGGAGGCCCTATACGTACACGTAAGCTGTCCAGGGAGCCCAGAGTCAAGTAAAGCACACTCCAGGAAGAATGCGTTGTGGGAGGACAGTGCAAAACCCAATCCACAGAGGTGTGATGCAAGCTGGAGAGGGGCTAGAACTTCTGTTTCTTGTTATTAGGAAGAGAcgttctttccctttccctcctggaCAAGAGGATTTTGCCTGCCCTCTTGTGCCATTAGTGGCGCAGAACTATTCACCTGCTTTATATTAACTGCAACATCTGAAATCGGGAGTTCCAGCCAATGCTACAACAGATCACTCCTTATTCAGAGAGAATGAATTATTATAGTTTCTCATCCTTACGGTGAATTTCCAGAATGTGGAATGTCCATTCCAGAATGTCCAGCTGTGGACATGTCTATTTGTGATAACTTATTTAAACACACATACGGTTCTTTAGTCAGCTTTTGAAAATATCAgcattacttgtttttttttttttttcatgagttaggaaagcaggaaataaaactgTGTCTTAGTGATGTATgcaactttataaaaaaagaaccgTTTTAAACCATGGAAATGACAGGAGCAGGTGATAAAGGCAAGGCATGTCAATACTTCTAGCTGTGCAGAAATTACGACAGTTTAGACAGTAGCAACTGCCAACACTGTCCCTCTCTTTCCCACACTGGAGACTCACATTTCTGCTCCTGACCTTTTCTTGACAGTATGTGGAAAGCCCAAGAACCCAGTGGATCAGGTGCAGAGGATCATGGGTGGATCAGTGGATGCCAAAGGCAGCTTTCCCTGGCAGGCTAAGATGGTCTCCCACCATAATCTCACCTCAGGGGCCACACTGATCAATGAACAATGGCTGCTGACTACAGCTAAAAATCTCTTCCTGGGCCATAAGGATGATGCAAAAGCAAACGACATTGCCCCTACTTTAAAACTCTATGTGGGGAAAAATCAGCTTGTGGAGGTTGAAAAGGTGGTCCTACACCCTGACTACTCCAAGGTAGATATCGGGCTCATCAAACTCAAACAGAAGGTGCCCATTGATGAGAGAGTAATGCCCATCTGTCTACCTTCAAAAGATTATGCAGAAGTGGGGCGTATAGGCTACGTGTCTGGCTGGGGACGAAATTCCAACTTCAATTTTACTGAGCTACTGAAGTATGTCATGCTGCCTGTGGCTGATCAAGACAAGTGTGTGCAGCACTACGAAGGCAGCACGGTGCCTGAAAAGAAGTCACCGAAGAGCCCTGTCGGGGTACAGCCCATTCTGAATGAGCACACCTTCTGTGCCGGCATGTCCAAGTTTCAGGAAGACACTTGTTACGGTGACGCTGGCAGTGCCTTTGCTGTTCACGACCAGGACGAAGACACCTGGTATGCGGCCGGGATCCTGAGCTTTGATAAGAGCTGTACTGTGGCCGAGTACGGGGTGTACGTGAAGGTGCCCTCCGTTCTGGCCTGGGTGCAGGAAACCATCGCTGGCAACTAATGCTGACAGGCTGGCAGCCTCTGCCTAAGAGCAAGACTTCACTCTGGGAGGAAAAACTGCATGGGAGTGGAGGGGGTAGAACACGGTGTGAAGCATGCTGAGTCGATCAATAAAGGGCTTTCTTGAGTCATTTCTGTGCTGTTTTTAGCCTCCGGCCGTGTTTATTGTCTCATGTGTGGTACAGCAACAGCTTAGTGGGAGAGCGGTGTATACTGGGAGTGTGGCAGAAAGCACCCCACGCTAACTGGAAATCCCTGAGGGGACATGAAACCGTCCCATGCTGGGGTCGTACTCGGTGACCGAGTTCTACCAAATGGCAGGCCTCAGAAAAGTCACCATTTCCCTTGCTTCACACAAGGAAACAGACTTGGAGAAGTGATTTGCTAGAGGCCACAGCACCGTGAGGCAGCGTGACTGGGTTGACTGCGAGCCCGGGCCTGTCCGAGCGTGACCCCCAGCTCTCTGCACGGCCTCCCCTTGCTCTCTGCACTGAGTGAGGGGGCATGCAGACGGAGGGGGAAGATGCCAGCTCAGCACGGGACAAAAACAGGGGTTCTGACGTGGGCAGCATTGTAGCATTTGTGCTCCAGCACACCGGCACTTAGAAGACAGATGAGATAGGGTAAAGGCAGCATTCTGGACTTGCTGGGCCAGACTGTAGCATCTGCCAAGTGTCTTCAGTTCCCTGCCATTAGTGTCCAGTTTCCTTCCCAAGGGGCTTGAGCCGGATCATCTCCAACATCCCTACCAACATTCTGGAACCTGGTGAAGAGTTACAGGTCCCTTCCTCAATAGGGTGTGCTTTCCCCGGGTGGAAGAAACCTGTCCCTTACCGGGAGCCAAATGCAAGCCATCTGAGTCTTCCCCTTCACAAAGACAGGGTATTGCTCTTAAGGGTCTCCCAGAACAGTTTCAGAACCCTTGTCAACAGGAAGCTCTTCTTCTAACTTCTTCCACTCTTTCTGGCTATTCAAGCCTTTAGAACACTGATGTTTCATCAAGGTACCTCTTTGTCAGATGCAAAGATGGCCTCTCCAGCTCACTGGTACAAAATGCCCTATGTCTGTGTTCTTGCACCGGGTCTGCCCTGCATGGTGAGGCTGTCCTTGTACCCACTCTCCAGAGCCATCCATGCTTTTCACAGGTCAGAACTAGCGGGCCAATGGAGATCTTACACCTGTGCTCTAACACCTGGGAAAGAGCGAATAGCCAGAAACTGACATATACTAGACACGTACATGGATGCCTCTCAGAATACAGTTAGGCCCTTTTCTTCTGGTACAGTCTTTAgcactaaattttctttttttaaaaagatattatttatttattaatgagagacacagagtcagagatagaggcagagggagaagcaggctccatgcagggagcctgatgtgggtcttgatcctgggtcttcaggatcacgacctgagctgagagcaggtgctcaaccactgagctactcagatgccCCCCACACTaaattttcttgaagaaaaaaaaatcacgttgttttttttttttttaagattttatttatttattcatgagagacacagagagaggcagagacacaggcagagggagaagcaggctccatgcaagaaaccaatgcaggacttgatcccgtgactccaggatcatgccctgggccaaaggcaagcgctaaaccgctgagccacccagggatcccctcactgtGCTTTTCTTGAAGAATTATCTGCTTGCATTAAGTGGCTTCTGGCCACTGTTCAGGAGGAAAGTACTAAGAGGAAGCCTTTGGCATTTCTTCCATTCACTCATCTTCTCTGGCTTCCTCCACAGCAGCACCTCCTGGCCTCCTGGTCTTGAGGGACATGGAACTGCACATAGCTCTCAGGGCGGTTCTGCGGTCTCCCCTCTTGGTGCCCTCCCCTAACATGCACATAGAAACCTCCTACTGTCCTCCCAGGTGCAGGCACTGTGTCCTCTATGAAGCCCTTTCCCGCTTAGGAACCATCTGTGTTTATGGAGCACCTAGCCCAGGGCAGGGCATTCAGTACGCACTCAGTCGGCACTTGTGGAATGGAAAGCAACCGAGAGAGgaacaaaaacacaaatcagGACTTCAGAGAAACACTCCCCAGAGACCTCGGGGGGAGCGGAGATAGGAGAATTTTATGCACACCAGTCCTGAGTTTTTGCTGGGATCTGCGCACTTAGCCCATGTCTGATGCTGTGTGATTTAGGATCTGATAGAAAGTCCAACACACAGTGACATGACAGGCCatgaaagtattttattctttcacaggGGTCTGGGGGGGAAAACAGGTCTGGAGTTCAGTCAGTAGCTCAATTACATCATCAGGGATCCAGGTTCTTACTGTTGTTCTCACACAGACTTTTCATCCCAGTGCTGGTCCTCCCGGTCCTAGGATGGCTGTTGTAGTCCCATGAATCAGGATAACCAGAGCAGCAAGAGGTGGTGGAGGAAGGGTTTGGTTCTGCCCTCTTCCTGGAGTGGCTCTCTCCTTTCATCGGTGAAGAACACAAAGGCCCCCAGCAGCCTTCCTTCTGGTCACCTTTTCCTGCAGACCAGGCTTGCAAAGGAAGCCACCTGGTCAAGGGGGAATGCACTTGCAGTGACAGTGCTGGCCTGCATGGAACTGGGCTTCTGTTGGCTCTGCGACCAGCAGCTGCCAAGCAGGTGGATGCTGCCTGGGGCCCACTGCCCTCCAGCTCTGAATCTATTCTCTTGTTCTAGAAGACCAGGATCCATAGGCTCTGTGGGGTTTTGAGAGAAGCAATGACTTGCCCGAGTGGTGGCAGGTTATGCCAGGGATGCTGGAAGAACAATTCTTCATAAAGTTATTAAAAGAGGCAAATACCATAGAGATAATATTTCTTTCTAACAACTCTGACATCTCTTTCCAGTATTGAGTCCTTGGAGTAAAATTCTCTgcctcagagagaggcagaactcTGACTTCTGGGAAAAACCTGCTTCTACTTACGACAGGtagttaattttttgtttagcTCAAATTGGGTGCTGGATGATAAAGGTTCCAGGTCTTATTTCTTGGGtaatttaataacataaaaactaGTAAAATGAGCAAACCAGGATAGTTATAAAAGTCTAAGCCAGAAAgcttccaaaataaaacaaatttgccCACTCTCAGTAGAGAATCATTTTTCCAAAAGACCCCAGCTACCAGGGACTGGAGATGGGAGAGTATGAGATAAATCTGAG contains the following coding sequences:
- the LOC479668 gene encoding haptoglobin-like, giving the protein MRALGAVIALLLWGQLFAEDTGSEATNNTEVSLPKPPVIENGYVEHMIRYQCKPFYKLHTEGDGVYTLNSEKHWTNKAVGEKLPECEAVCGKPKNPVDQVQRIMGGSVDAKGSFPWQAKMVSHHNLTSGATLINEQWLLTTAKNLFLGHKDDAKANDIAPTLKLYVGKNQLVEVEKVVLHPDYSKVDIGLIKLKQKVPIDERVMPICLPSKDYAEVGRIGYVSGWGRNSNFNFTELLKYVMLPVADQDKCVQHYEGSTVPEKKSPKSPVGVQPILNEHTFCAGMSKFQEDTCYGDAGSAFAVHDQDEDTWYAAGILSFDKSCTVAEYGVYVKVPSVLAWVQETIAGN